A stretch of bacterium DNA encodes these proteins:
- the yajC gene encoding preprotein translocase subunit YajC, with the protein MNALLLVLASAAPTAGGQQGSSGAFGFFLPIILIFVIMYFLMFRPQAKKQKEMARMIDALQKGDRVITIGGIYGVVQGIKEKENVIVLKIADNVKIEVAKTAVARKLAETENAAQ; encoded by the coding sequence ATGAATGCATTACTGCTGGTACTCGCCTCGGCTGCACCCACCGCGGGCGGGCAACAAGGCAGCTCCGGTGCTTTCGGCTTTTTCCTGCCGATTATCCTGATCTTCGTCATTATGTATTTTCTGATGTTCCGCCCCCAGGCCAAAAAGCAGAAGGAGATGGCCCGAATGATCGATGCCTTGCAGAAGGGGGACCGGGTGATCACCATCGGCGGCATTTATGGCGTGGTCCAGGGCATCAAGGAGAAGGAAAATGTGATTGTCCTTAAAATCGCCGATAATGTCAAGATCGAGGTCGCCAAGACGGCGGTCGCACGAAAACTTGCCGAAACCGAAAATGCCGCGCAGTAA
- the tgt gene encoding tRNA guanosine(34) transglycosylase Tgt has protein sequence MNRTPFFRIVRKDSRSGARAGVMHTAHGKVQTPIFMPVGTQATVKTLSPEDLRRIKAQIILSNTYHLYLRPGAALVREAGGLQKFCAWNRPMLTDSGGYQVFSLSELNKITAKGFHFRSHIDGSRHFFTPEKVVEIQRDLGSDIMMVLDECAPYPCDYRYALKANQLTLDWARRSRKAFAEIGERHGYQQYQFAIVQGSVFGDLRKQSAEALIEMDFPGYAIGGLSVGEPKEAMFEMTGLVTALLPQDKPRYLMGVGKPEDLLEAIERGVDMFDCIMPTRNGRNGAAFTLDGQIIIKNAKFRDAFSPLEEECDCYTCRTFTRAYLRHLFNAQEVLALRLISLHNLTFYLRLVNKARQAILDGDFTGFKRAFLSRYTASKLKS, from the coding sequence ATGAACCGCACGCCCTTTTTCAGGATCGTCCGCAAGGATTCCCGGTCGGGAGCGCGCGCCGGTGTGATGCACACGGCCCATGGAAAGGTGCAAACCCCCATTTTCATGCCCGTCGGTACCCAGGCGACTGTGAAGACCCTCTCTCCGGAGGACCTGCGCCGGATCAAGGCCCAGATCATCCTCAGCAATACCTATCATCTCTATCTGCGTCCGGGCGCGGCTCTGGTGCGAGAGGCAGGAGGCCTGCAAAAATTCTGCGCTTGGAATCGTCCGATGCTGACCGACAGTGGCGGCTACCAGGTTTTCAGCCTCTCCGAGTTGAATAAAATTACGGCAAAGGGTTTTCATTTTCGCTCCCATATCGACGGTTCACGCCATTTTTTCACGCCAGAGAAGGTGGTCGAGATCCAGCGCGATCTCGGCTCGGATATCATGATGGTTCTGGATGAATGCGCCCCCTATCCGTGCGATTACCGCTATGCTCTCAAGGCGAACCAGCTTACCCTCGACTGGGCCCGTCGCAGCCGTAAAGCCTTTGCAGAAATCGGCGAACGACATGGCTACCAGCAGTATCAGTTCGCTATCGTCCAGGGAAGTGTCTTTGGTGACCTGAGGAAACAAAGCGCCGAAGCCTTGATCGAAATGGATTTCCCGGGCTATGCCATCGGCGGTCTTTCGGTCGGCGAACCCAAGGAGGCGATGTTTGAAATGACCGGCCTGGTCACTGCGCTGCTGCCGCAAGATAAACCGCGCTATCTCATGGGGGTCGGCAAGCCAGAAGATCTCCTCGAAGCGATCGAGCGCGGGGTGGATATGTTCGACTGCATCATGCCCACCCGGAATGGCCGCAATGGCGCCGCTTTCACCCTGGACGGTCAGATCATTATCAAGAATGCCAAATTCCGGGACGCTTTTTCGCCCCTGGAGGAGGAGTGCGATTGTTATACCTGCCGGACCTTCACCCGCGCCTATCTGCGCCATCTTTTCAATGCCCAGGAGGTGCTAGCCCTTCGGCTGATCAGTCTGCATAATCTGACCTTTTATCTTCGTTTGGTCAACAAGGCGCGGCAAGCCATCTTGGACGGCGATTTTACCGGTTTCAAGCGGGCGTTCCTCAGCCGCTATACTGCAAGCAAGCTTAAATCATAA